Proteins encoded within one genomic window of Macrotis lagotis isolate mMagLag1 chromosome 3, bilby.v1.9.chrom.fasta, whole genome shotgun sequence:
- the LOC141516459 gene encoding olfactory receptor 5P1-like, whose amino-acid sequence MSGNNCTAVTEFILLGFTDDPSMCVILFVIFLGFHTVTLVGNLSIITLIRKCSQLHTPMYLFLSHLAFVDIGSSSTVTPLMLKNFLVDKTIIPLGGCVTQLFFVVFFGTAECFLLAVMAYDRYMAICNPLLYSVNMPPRICTLLLILCYLGGCANAWIHAHCLSILSFCGSNKINHFFCDYSPVLKLSAYQDDIIEILNSASAGSIIAITVLVIITSYISILFSVLKISSTEGRSKAFSTCTSHLATVTLFYGTITFIYATPKSSYSTDENKIVSVFYMVIIPLLNPLIYSLRNNEVKGAMRKLMRRKHLFS is encoded by the coding sequence ATGTCTGGCAACAACTGCACTGCTGTGACTGAATTCATTCTTTTGGGGTTCACAGATGACCCATCCATGTGTGTCATCCTCTTTGTGATATTTCTAGGTTTCCATACTGTTACTTTAGTTGGTAATCTTAGTATAATCACATTGATCAGGAAATGCTCCCAACTTCACACTCCaatgtacctttttctcagcCACTTGGCATTTGTGGATATTGGATCTTCTTCAACTGTCACACCTCTTATGCTGAAGAACTTCCTTGTGGACAAAACCATAATCCCTCTTGGAGGCTGTGTGACCCAACTGTTCTTTGTAGTCTTCTTTGGGACAGCTGAGTGCTTTCTGCTGGCTGTGATGGCCTATGATCGGTATATGGCAATCTGTAACCCCCTACTTTATTCTGTCAACATGCCTCCTAGAATCTGTACTCTGTTGCTTATCCTGTGCTACCTAGGGGGTTGTGCAAATGCTTGGATCCATGCTCATTGCTTATCGATCCTGTCCTTCTGTGGGTCCAATAAGATTAATCACTTTTTCTGTGATTATTCACCAGTTTTGAAACTTTCTGCATACCAAGATGatattattgaaattttaaattctgcctctgctGGGTCCATAATTGCAATCACGGTGCTAGTTATCATAACCTCATATATATCCATCCTCTTCTCTGTCCTAAAGATAAGCTCCACTGAGGGAAGATCCAAAGCTTTCTCAACTTGCACCTCCCATCTTGCCACAGTCACTCTCTTCTATGGTACCATTACATTCATTTATGCTACACCCAAGTCCAGCTACTCAACAGATGAGAATAAAATTGTGTCTGTTTTCTATATGGTAATCATACCCCTATTGAACCCTCTGATCTATAGCCTAAGGAACAATGAAGTAAAAGGAGCCATGAGAAAACTGATGAGAAGGAAACATCTTTTTTCATGA